ATTGACAACATATGTTTTCATTGCATATCATTCATCCCTAATGCTTTCTTTGGTttgcagatgaaaaaaaaaagcctttgttGACTACAGGGAAACTCTGTCCATGTGGTCTCAGTTCTGAACCGTCCCTAAGGTATCAGAACCACACCTGTCTGGAGAGTCGGATCCGATATCCACACACAGTATCCAGTGGCTTCTTACTCAACAGGAATCAGTGTCTGGGCCACGACAGCCACGTTAAACACCTCACACCACAGTGGGCCGTACCTTCTTTCCACCTGCTGCCATGTTTGTCTTGTTATTTAAAGATCGCTGACACAGATAGAGACAGTGGCGTTCATGGTGCCTCTGCtcttggctcctcctcctcttcctcctcctcctcctcctcctcctcagtcctGCTGCCGTCTCTTCCTCTGGTGCCGCCGATCCACATCCTGGAAGGGCCCCACAGGGGGGTCGGGTGTCACCAGCCCATCAGTCATCCTCTGATACACCAGAGTGGAGTCGGATCCCACGGCACACAGCAGTAAAGGGAAACCTCTGTCCAGCACACGACGTAAACTACACAACACAAAGAAGGAGAGCAGCAGCATGTCAGGACTCCAGTTAAAACGGACTACAACAGAACGAGGAAATTAACCAGAGTTATAAGTAGGTCAGATTATTAGTTTtatgaaaactaatataaaaatctaaaattacTCACACATTAGCCAAAACATGACAAATCCcctgaaacaacaaacaatattatgtcttgaaattattttttgtctCCTAATGAATAGGCATCTCTTAGAATTTAGATTGggtatgagattttttttcttgtcactttattttttatagttGTTCTGGATTTTGTACAATACAAACGTAAGGGACAgttgggatacattgaccataaaaaacctttgtgactaataACTGGTTTATTAACGCTGAAGTGAAAATCTTTCTttggatggaaataaatcaaactgtattttagagcTCAAACGATTAATCGacccaaagtgataaaaaaaaaatcattcaaccacaattctcctgaatcttcagctttgttcccttcatttctctgctgttaaacattggttccactgttgtgtttcacatggacacttattgtgacgcacaaagaagcttcaattcaggaaaactgcaacagaatatttcccttcaatcaattccagttgattaattgaatcgtgaatttttgcattcgcttcaagcacctaatcgattgcAGCTCTATTGTATTTCCTTTAGTGCAAcataaataacagaataaaacacgcacacatgagtcacatgataaatgcactttttttgaATCTTAGAGAAGGAATGGAAATGATATATAAAtcgcatttatttttttaaagcagaaataCAACCTAAACCTCCTTTTAACCTCTTCTAGTGACTCTTAGTGCCTCTTCACTGTGGTTTCACCTTCTGTGGTTCACATTCTGATGAACAGGCAGAGGTAGAACAGTCTGGACCGGACCTCCTTCTATCTCTCTCCCCTCCAGTAAAACCACTTCCAGTTCAGGACTCTTCATGTAAGACACCTCGTTCCAATGACGCGCTGTGAAAGACAAGAAAGGCACacaatgtgagtgtgtgtctggtaATAGTAGCCCACCAGTCCACGGTGGAACAGTGTCATGTCAAACTGTAGAGGTTCCTTTAAAGCTCAAAGCAGAGATGCTGTATTTGTGACTGACCTACTTCTGTCCTTTTCTCTTTCAGGCTCCAGATTAGATCTGACCGATAGATTGAATTATCATCACAGGATGTGCATGCACAATAAACGGCATGAATCATAAAAAGAGGAGTCTTGAAACATTTATTAATGGTGATTTTCTTTTATTGTGTGGAACTAGATATTATATTCATGACTGTCTTTGTTTTATCTTTATTGTTGTAACTATGTATATGCTGCGCTCTAAATCAGGTTAGTCCtggaaaagagattttaatcCAAATGAGGATTTTACCTAgttaaataaaggctaaataaataaataaaaaccaaaaactatGCAATAATACAAGTAGAGTTTCCTTTTGGGGTGATACTTTACGTaccccccaggggtacttgaaatttttggggaaaaatacattaaataagtcatcatgagaattaatactgaaatataaaacacaataaatactttcaaataatagttttattgtcaatcatcttgtttaagctttggtaacattttaagaacacttctattttatattgttcaaaatcagtttatttgagtagctaagtaattatttttttgttgatgaaaggttaatttattaattaatgaccaatttatttatttttcttatgaatgaAAGAGggcatttttcagtttatattttgcacacaaaatttactttaaaaaatgtgggttttttttaatatatattacagttacggaaaaaattattagaccatcaaaagtcctcagaaacaatggttatgcaataaagtcctaactcctgtgtgtgtcatgtgactaaaacagacagaaaagaaaacatgaaatgaacaaaagcactgtttttgtcagtacaatgacatagatattgatgtaagaactgaaaggATTTTggatattatcaagaaaacatgtgaaatggatagatatcagctgtgaaattcaactactaagagctatttttgttgttctcattatatttgtccaaacaaatggacctttagttggaccaggcattaaaatgaacaagaacttgaagaaaaaaaggatgctctaataatttttttcacgactatatatatgttgtttgtttacaaagtttgaatatataaacagacacctttggcacaggaacaaactttgtctagttttttttaatcaaaaatgcaGAAACGAGAGTTgtgggtacttggctaaaaagcatatttcagggagtactccactgtaaaaagtttgagaaccactgctttagccaATATAAGATTTTTGATGTAAACTTTATTGATACACTCAAAGGCAAGAACATAACACTTGTCAAAAACACATCTACAGACACACATTAGACTGGATACTAGAGCCCAAACAATATGAGATTTTTGCGGCCGAtgccaatattgggggctaaaaaagagctgatatctgatatattggctgataaccgatatatcggctgatatatgaaataagaacattgatatacacaggatataataatcttatattagataatggtggacatgtggattaacagttgcataaatctttgtttatctcacaaagataatttacactatTTTAAAACTGTATAATAGTCTTAAATTAGACTAGTCTGTGACCATCaggaaccacaggttgtagatgtggtagtttttatgctggggagagctgacttttgggaaaagatgtcaATATTTAATAAGCAGTGACATAAAAATCATTTCTTTGccaaaaagttaatacatcggttacatattgaccgatgttgatAATCGGTCTCAAGAGTTTCAAGTCATTAGCACACGGTTGACAACAACTGTTAAAAAacgattaatcggtgatacgctataatcggcccgtcGGGCTCCACTGGATGCAGTTAATTTACAGTTTTCCAGTAAAACCACATCGACTCTGGACACTGTTGACCTCTCATTGATCTCTGCTTCTTTGTCAAAGTTGTCTTTTTCACACTTTTCTCATTCCTCTTACTGGTGAAATTTCTATGTGACTTTACATTTTCATGGTATAGGTTATCAAAACTGACACCGGGTTACAAATCAATCCTAAAAAGCAAACCTTATTTATGATATTCTTATATTTACAAACTCAATCCTTGAATTTGGTCACAAATTTAACACATTTGCTGTTTCTACAAATACATGAAGATGTTTGTGGATTAAAATTAAGCATGTTTGCTGCAGGacctttatatattatatcatattatattatacaaggtgtcccataagtctccatacataggagacataatacatgccatacatatatggttctaacatgtatttctttatatttcttctttatagttcttcagcagtggaggacacgcattgaaatgtgttcccaacaaaatggcagtcatatagagcatattataaaaataaaaatggtttatgtcaagaaacgtttatttttcctatgtatggagacttatgggacaccctgtattatagatagatagtgtTACTCAAAACTTTGGGTAACACACAAACCTGGACTAAGATAAGGGGGAAATTAAATAATAGTATTAATAACCTCGTAGAAAAGGCATAGATGTTtccattttgtatgttttacacAATGTAAACATCCCTAAAGTATTGTTGGTttacaatttctttttttaattaaatttaaatttttatgtcaaatctgcTAAATCTTTCAGTTTTTCATAAAATGAATTGGAAAACGAATGTGAAAAGTACTGGTTGACTAATGTTTGCAAGAGATATATTTTATTACATACAgaggtttatgtacatttgtaGACAGTTGTATGCAACCCTTGTGAATagtaggatatatatacagggtggggaagcaaaatttacaatattttgaggcagggattgaaagacagtgtatgaccagttagtttatttaaagtcatgagaatttatttgccacaagaaaactgacataatagaaaatgtttttattctatgtgtcctccttctttctcaataactgccttcacacgcttcctgaaacttgcgcaagtgttcctcaaatattggggtgacaacttctcccattcttctttaatagtatcttccagactttctcgtaatagttttgctcatagtcattctcttctttacattataaacagtctttatggacactccaactatttttgaaatctcctttggtgtgacgagtgcattcagcaaatcacacactctttgatgtttgctttcctgattactcatatgggcaaaagtttctgaaaaggtatggataatagtgttaggtatgattatgacatcaatatatgtttggtttcaaaacaattgacgtagtgtctgctgagaaaaaacaactaaatgttcattgtaaattttgcttccccaccctgtaatgagatagatagatagatagatagatagatagatagatagatagatagatagatagatagatagatagatagatagatagatagatagatagatagatattccaGTTGTTTGAGGTGCATTGTGTACTCAGTAACTTCATACTTATTTCTAAGAAGCTCAAAGCAGATAAAAGTATGTTCCTTCATATAAATGCCACTGTCATGGATGTTGAGTTTGCCTTAAAACAGGAtcatttcagtctgtttttaagGCTGACTCACCTTCAGACAGATCCATGTAGACAAGAAAAGCTGCATGAATCTGAGCACTGTCCCCAACCTCCAGACTCTTCATTCCTTGatactaaaacacagaaaaacatccTGTTAATACATGACAGAGCATCACTAACCACAGGTGATGTGACACTCACCACAGGATGCTGCTGGATCCAGTTCGTGGGTTGTTTTTTCTCACTCTCATCTCCACTTTCGGACATTTTTTAGTAATAATCGGATCTATAAAATAAATACTAAACAATGAGCAAAACTCTGACGTTTATTGGACATTTTTCGCCATTCGCTACATGTGTGAAACTTTACAGGTTTGCCGGTGTGCAACGGTCTATTTGGTCCGGGCGGAAACAGTGTTTTAGTTTATGTGTTCCGTCTTGAGTCCTTCCAGAATATACCCAGGGCTGAACAGACAATAAAAGAAAACAGCTGCttaaaacaagtaaataaataattcattcgTTAATATGAATAGAAAAATAAAGCAGTATAAAGTTATGACAGATGTGAAAACAGTGAGTGtgaaaatatgtataaatattaatactgtatataaaaaaaatctaatttgcaGAAATGTCTTTGTGAAACTTTGTGTAAGTGTTTGCTTTTGCGGGTGTGCAAataaaaatgcactgaaatataaAAGATGGAAGTTCTATTGTGGTAGAAACATGTCACTCAAGcacttttgttaaattttcacagtatgttttgtttttttttaagataaaataataatgaaggtATTCTGTGTATTTTGTCTGTTCTTGTGTAAGAAACAGATCAATAAAATGTACTCAAAATATAAAAGTAGAAGTAGATATTGAGCAGTAACACTATTCATATATACCTTGTTTTTGGATTAATTTTACAGCTGCATTAACCTTTtacaggacactcatagaaatactctgaaattcaaaatgtctacCTTAGTGTGCAATTAGAGAActtaagactttattactttggtgaaatttttctgcatttttcattgttacatagaaaatcaaggtcaatgaagttcccatatttggttccttacaaaaaaatacaagaaggaaatacaaaaaaatactagaaaaacacatgaaaggtgaaaggaacttgtattttagaatatcataccaacataagtgctaatacagacacctgtcaacatacagattatctaattttatttatttttatttataacctttatttaaccagggaaaaaTCTCATGAGGATTCAAAATCTcgttttcaagagtgtcctggccaagttTAATCTACGGTGTTGCATCATATTCTTAAAAGACCTCATGTTTCTAGTGTTGTTGCACATATCACCAAAATATTAACTTTCAAaagctcagaaaaaaaaacagaatttactGGAAAATCTAAGACATTTAAAACATTTGGAGATCTGAGGTTTTTATTAAGCAGGAAGGGGATTAAAAACTGTCTGAAAAGTAAACAAAGCTGTGAGATATGCAGGATGTAAAGAGGTAATGATACACAATGTAGCTCAGAGATGTAATGGAACTGAAGTATGAAGCTACATGAAATGGAAATACTCCAGTAATGTCGTAAGTAGTTGAGTAAAAGTACTTGGTTACATTCCATTGCTAAATATTTGCTCAGGCTGTGCAGTTCTCTCTCTCTGGCTCTGACTCTTTCGGTGTCTTTCCTTCGCTCTGGTCTGAGGCTGCAGACACACCAGGGTTCACTGCTGTAAATATGCCTCTTGGATTTGTGGGATTCAAATTATTTATTGTGGTTTTTGCAGGAACGTTCCTCCTGTCCAGCGGCAGCACAGAGGAGCTTCCATCCCAGAGCGGGTCGTCTCATCTGAAGCCCACGGTCCTCATCACCATCCTCGCACGAAACGTTCAGCACAGCCTCCCTTACTTTTTGGGATGTATCGACAGGTTGGACTACCCGAAGGATCGCATCTCAATCTGGTAAAGTTGAGTTCCATTAGATTTTCTCTGATTATTTTCCTCTGGGAACTCTGTGGATGTCTGTGCAGTTTAACACCATGAAGCAAAATGCCATTCTTGACATTCTGCATCACTGTTCATCGCAAACAAGCCATTCTCAGTGAAGTGAGAAAACTGCacacagagaaaagacagaagtaaaagaaactggaaaaaaaaactttaaaaagggAACGTGTAATTCATTTTAAGGAAGCAAACAGATCATATACGATAGATTGTATCAAAAACCAGTTCCACTTCTGTAAAtctggaaaagaaaaacacacacaaaaaaaaacaaccacaaaacaaaacaattaaagtcTCCATATTTATATTCATCAACAAACTAACTTTTAACTAAAGGGAAAAAAGAAAGGTGAAAGTTTATTATTTTAGGCAGATTACACCAAAGacacacaaaatgaaaaataactttAGAAAAAAGATTTCCGAgttctttaaaaagaaaaaaaaaaaaaaccactcaaATCTTTAGTTTTAAGGTAATGTTCATATTCTAACAACAAATAATTGTAACTAATCTCTAGAGGaggaaaagaaagacaaaaacataaagtgaatgaatgaaaatttgtcatttttatgaaaATGTATTCTTTTACTTGagagttcatttttttgtttgtttaattcaaacaACACATCTGTAAGGAAAATTCCTAAATGTCTAAAGAGGGGGAACAAATACAAAGCTTCCATTTGAGTGAAATGTTAATAATCAGACAACATTTATGATCTGACTGGACACttacaaataagaaaaaaaactcaCACAACCAGTTCTTCATTTACAACAGATTGCACACAACccagaatatagaataaatgcaATTCAATTCAAGTAACACATCAGGAGGAGAGATTTgagttcaaatcaaatcaaagtttatttattatagcactttacaacaatatAAAGAAGGCCCATGAGCTTTACACCTAAAAGCATAATTAAATTATAAGGTAGAAACAGGTtcgtcaagtaccataaatatgcagaAAAGTTGAAGACAGAAAGAGAAACTaaagtaaaaagaacaaaaacaaaccgAATCCAAAGACAGAACAATAATAGAAGACAGTGTTCAGGAGTCCTCTGTGTCCTCAGGGCGGCCTCGGACCACAGTTTGGACAACAGCACGGAGAT
The DNA window shown above is from Sphaeramia orbicularis chromosome 17, fSphaOr1.1, whole genome shotgun sequence and carries:
- the LOC115437069 gene encoding tRNA-splicing endonuclease subunit Sen15-like, with amino-acid sequence MSESGDESEKKQPTNWIQQHPVYQGMKSLEVGDSAQIHAAFLVYMDLSEARHWNEVSYMKSPELEVVLLEGREIEGGPVQTVLPLPVHQNVNHRSLRRVLDRGFPLLLCAVGSDSTLVYQRMTDGLVTPDPPVGPFQDVDRRHQRKRRQQD